From the genome of Xiphophorus hellerii strain 12219 chromosome 11, Xiphophorus_hellerii-4.1, whole genome shotgun sequence, one region includes:
- the sowahaa gene encoding ankyrin repeat domain-containing protein SOWAHA, whose protein sequence is MDLTKESIISLLVAEGGKVKKSDLEAHFKSSVDCVDPAEKDRSRELFKTLVNNVAYVKAIDGTRFVILRKPYLHFLGGSQTTENGNDDRNTDVSGEQEQTPDEQDEKPDNSEGLAASGGNPASLSPIELALQRSKCEEVKVRKMLNFDVNRKENDEIRAQSKPYGLPLRIPVSSRVEIQKLRVNPEEPPYSRKADASKTKRKPSSVESCSPQLRRAARNSKVTEEPKDSRISSMFPLEQTEHEWLVKCAAGQWTQVHGLLLADCHLAQKKDFISGFTVLHWAAKCGNSKMLSVVMDMVREGKVNIDINSKSHGGYTPLHIAAQHDQEYIMAMLVGEFGANIRIRDNCGNRPCHYLHKGISKTVREMLTEPKAPTQPQATDPLSQREEQDVLPDLSRGLHSFSRLFQPTAIIHKKKPSQRSGLYSLSEDNSEEQEASDFRHRVMSNASVC, encoded by the coding sequence ATGGATTTAACAAAGGAATCCATCATTTCTTTGCTAGTGGCTGAGGGGGGGAAAGTGAAGAAATCTGATCTGGAGGCACACTTTAAATCCTCAGTGGACTGTGTCGACCCGGCGGAGAAGGATCGGAGCAGAGAGCTCTTCAAGACTTTAGTGAACAATGTCGCCTACGTCAAAGCGATCGACGGGACCCGGTTCGTTATTCTCAGAAAACCGTACTTGCATTTTCTCGGAGGGAGCCAAACGACTGAAAACGGTAATGATGATAGAAATACGGATGTGTCAGGTGAGCAGGAGCAGACTCCAGATGAGCAAGATGAAAAGCCTGACAACTCAGAAGGGTTAGCTGCTTCTGGGGGAAATCCTGCATCTTTATCTCCCATAGAGCTGGCTCTGCAGAGGAGCAAATGTGAGGAGGTCAAGGTTAGAAAGATGCTGAATTTTGATGTTAACAGGAAGGAGAATGATGAAATCAGGGCACAGAGCAAACCTTATGGTCTTCCTCTGAGGATACCTGTTTCTAGCAGGGTGGAGATCCAAAAACTGAGGGTGAACCCAGAAGAACCTCCCTACAGTCGAAAAGCAGACGCCTCCAAGACTAAGAGGAAGCCGTCCTCAGTGGAGAGTTGTTCACCCCAGCTGAGGAGGGCAGCAAGGAACTCCAAGGTGACGGAGGAACCCAAAGACTCAAGGATTTCCTCCATGTTCCCCCTGGAGCAGACGGAGCACGAGTGGCTGGTGAAGTGTGCTGCGGGCCAATGGACCCAAGTTCACGGCCTGCTGCTCGCCGACTGCCATCTTGCCCAGAAGAAGGACTTCATCTCGGGgttcactgtcctccactgggCAGCCAAGTGTGGGAACAGTAAAATGCTCTCTGTGGTCATGGACATGGTCCGGGAGGGAAAGGTCAACATCGACATCAACTCAAAATCTCACGGGGGTTACACTCCTCTACACATAGCTGCTCAGCATGACCAGGAGTACATCATGGCCATGCTGGTGGGCGAGTTCGGGGCCAACATCAGGATCAGGGACAACTGTGGCAACAGGCCCTGCCACTACCTGCACAAGGGCATTTCTAAAACTGTCAGGGAGATGTTGACAGAGCCCAAAGCGCCGACCCAACCTCAGGCGACGGACCCTCTGTCCCAGAGAGAGGAGCAGGACGTTCTGCCAGACCTCTCCAGGGGTCTGCACTCCTTTAGCCGTCTCTTCCAGCCAACGGCGATCATCCACAAAAAGAAACCCAGTCAGAGGTCTGGACTTTACTCTCTGAGCGAGGACAACAGTGAGGAGCAAGAAGCCTCTGACTTCAGACACAGAGTGATGTCTAACGCTTCTGTGTGCTGA